In Carassius auratus strain Wakin chromosome 48, ASM336829v1, whole genome shotgun sequence, the genomic window ACTCAAGTTAAATTGCTTTGCATGCAAACCCTGTCTGGTTACTTCATAAACATGCTCAAACTGAACACTCATGTGATGTGACACATCTTTATTAAAGACTTATCTAGATGCCCTAAACTTTTATTCTGACGCTTGTGACGGGTGTTTGTTTGATAGGAATATTTTGACATCAGCAGCTCGTCTGACGTAGAGGATTGCTTTGTGCCTTCATGTGGATCAATACACACATTCAGAGAGAGGTGTGTTTGCGTTCTCTGAGCTGAGTCATAACAGAAGATTATCATCGAATGTGTTTCACACAAACCCGATTTTCCTGTTATGCATGTAATGTCTGATAAACAAACACCGTCACCCGAAAGAGCTTGGAGGCCAGTCTCAAGGacgtaaattacatttaaaatatgatttataccTAATGATTACAAAAGCATGTTCTCAGTAAAAAGATCGTTGCAGATCGTAATGCAACAGTGAACGCTGCACTCCTGCTGACATCATCACGCGACCGTGAACAGTTCTGCACTGTTTGCACTCACAGAGAGGATTTCCCAGTCCGAGGGTCGATGTAAGTGGTGGTTCTCCGGGTGTGATCTACGAAGTAAGGGATCCCATCGACCGTAAACCTCATCTCCCAACCTTCAGGCAGTGGCTTATCGTTTAGCAAACTGCACAACACAGAAACAGAGCCATGAGCACACTTTAATAAGCATCACGTAAGACCTAGTGACTCAATGATCGGGGCAgtaattacttatttaaattcaaaatgcaTTGCTCTTCACttttgaatttaaaacattttgtaattttaaacagCTGAAAGACGGGTGCATTGAAGGACATAAATGTCCAAAGTGCGTTATTGTTTCTCCATGTAGACATTTTAGAGGAAAAAGAGAGCGGATCTGACCCTTGTGTGCGCGGATCCTCCCACTGCGTCGTTCTGGTGGAGTGATGAACGAAGTAAACTCTGCCATTAGAGTCCGTTCTCTTCTCTGAGAGAGACACAGATGGAGACACAAGGAGGAAAGTTAGAAAGAATGGAGCCGAGATGTGCTTAAGACTTTCAAAACTTTTACTCAGAGTCAGTTGGGACACTGAAAGCTGCTTCAAAGGTGCAGATAATAAGATTACAAGAACAATAAAAAGTGCACGCTAGTCCAGCATATTACAGAAGAGCGTGCAGTTTTAGTAtgtcgctttctctctctcaccccaTCCGTGTGGAAGAGGTCCCAGTGGGTCGAACTCTTTATTTTGGGTGGCTGAAACCTGATCCTGAAGTTACAGAAAAGCACAAAGGAGAACATTATGGCTCACTGTGTATATTTGTTAAAATCTGAGCAGAAATGCATGCACTTAGTTTCCTCACCCCGATGATGAATCTTTGGTTGAACTGCTGCATGGCTCCCTGCAGCTGACTGCGCTGGTGCTGCCACTGCTCGTAGTTTCTCACCGTCTCCATCGTGGGCCGCTGCCACGTGGTGGTTCTGCTAATGTGGTCCACAAAATACACCCGGCCCATCGGGTCCACACGCCGCTCCCAGCTGCAAGAGAGAAGTGAATGTGAGGCTAAAATATTCATGCATTAAGATATTTTCATCAACGTTTCTAACAATATTGTGTTGTATTTAAGAActgtcagaataaaaaaaaaaaaaaaaaaatgtaattgcaactttttctgAAAATCTGTTGAATTGCTAGATATAAACTCACGATTGCAAGAAAAacgtcagaattgtgatataatcAAACTTGCATTTgcacaaaaatttaaatacaaggtacaagacataaactcagaattaagaaATCGAAACTTGTgattacaagaaaaataaataaataaaatcagaactGCAAGATAAAATGTTGCAAATACCGGTTTTATCTTTTATTCAATAGCAGAAATATGCTTCGACAGAAACTAGATTAATTACAAATCTGAAGTATTTCAGTATTAGTAAACATCCCTAATCACAGCGCAGAAAAGAAGatccttaaaaaataacatgcatttcttAAACAAAATATAGTTTTTCTTGTTCTTGGTTTTGTAAAAGACCACTTggcagttattttatataatataatgaccAGAAAAGTGAATATGAAACAGCGTCTCCCTGATAAATGAGATGCGTTTAAACATCAAACCTTCATTATCAGTCCAGACCATGAACTATTAAGCTGAAATATCCAAACTCCACCATACATGCACTGCACTGACTCGGAGTTACAGTTGTAATCTGGTTAAAGTATGTGTCCACTTTGTGTAGGGCGTAATTCAGGGAACGAGGACGGTTTCTTACctaggggtgtaagaaaatatccATACACGTGAGTATCGCGATATTTTATTTGGCGATACTGTAACGTTtctaaaaaactgaaaatagatTCATGGCACttgttttgctttgtgtttaTTTCCCGACCGCTAGAtggcagtcttcatctctgaacaaatcctgagtaacaggaaatactagcattaGAGCGCGCCACTAATGTTAACGTTAATGTAGTTCGCTGCTAGTAATGGAGGGTTAAAAGGAAATTGTCCCGGTTCATGTTTCGGTGTACAAAGCTGAAGGGATTCCGTCATTTGGGCTTTTGTGGTAACGTGCTCGCGTCACGGTTTCGGTGATTCCACGcacaacaaaaatacaaacaacaaaatatgaaaaacctGTGAAATCCAAGTGGAAATGTtcaacatctgtatttaatttattgttttataatagtTTCGTTTTCTTTAGGAATCCTCTAAGCACTTTATTTTTTGTCGATATTAAGCCGATGCAATTACTTTATTCAGATCAAAATATTGTACGTTACAATTGtatctttttataaaacacatttttatatattatacatttaactaaaggatcctgcaagcactttaatTTCCCCCCTTTTGTCTCGTACTGCACAAAACGTTTTTCAATAACATTTAATGTTACAGGtactgattattgcaaatgcatatccgactgtgttctggttaaacaatttttatctatttatttattgctaacgTTTGCATATTTGCCTTTGGTGgtgtgttcttaatgacagctattcctaaaataagaaatatcccaatatatcggATTGCTTACAGTATCGCAATATATCGTATCACAACCCCAGTATCGTGATATGTATCGTATCGCCAGATTCTTAGCGACACACAGCCTTATTCTTACCCCACCGGCAGAGTCTCTGGTCTCTCCCACGTCGTCTTCTTTGCTACATGGTCAACATAATATAAACGGCCGTTCTGATCGACACGCTGCtcccagctacacacacacacacaacaacgaTATGGGCACTGGTATCAACAGATGGCTGATAACATTAGCctaatatttactcaaaattaaccaacacattttcaaaaatagaAAGGTGATTTGTAAACTCGGGAAGTGACGTACTGGGGAGGCAGAGGTCCAGTGTTGGCTACGCTGGGAGTCCTGCTGGGGGCGGGGACTATACTGAGGGACGTCCTTCCAGGCTGCTCCACTGTGGGGGCGGGGCTTGACTCCGAGGCTCCGCCTCCAGTGGGATTCCGAACCGGAGTGTCTGATCTGGACGAATCGCTGCTGTCAGGAAATGAGCCGGTAGAGGAAGCTGCAAAGAGAGGGAAAAACACCACCACCACTTCTTCATTGCAGTATGATTTTTTTCAACAACTAATAAAAATGCATaccttttttgtttcagaaattaggctgcattaaattgatcaaaaccgATACTTATAATGTTACTAAGaattatatttcacataaaaacacTGTCTATtcttctgtgaatcctgaaaaataaaatgtatcactgttttgACAAaactatgaagcagcacaactgttttcaacattgataataatcagaaatgtttcttgataagcaaatcagtatattagaatgatttctgaaagatcatgtgagtaatgctgctgaaaattcagctgtgcatcacagaaataaattacattttaacatatattcacaaataacagttattttgatttggaaaaaaaaagtctttactgtttttttgatcaaataaatgcatccctgGTGAGAATTCTTTCAGAAACAGAAGTGTGTTTACACGATACACTGTAATACAACTTCAACAAaaatctaccaaaaaaaaaacttatttttgacTTCATTCTGACATATTTAATCATAAAACAGCAGAGCATGAAACATCTAAATTCTATAACCGAATATGTCCGTGTGTCTGGTCTCACCTGGGGAAGACGTGGGTCTGTGTGGGGTCGGCGGGGGAGGTCGTGAGGGTCGCGGGGGTCTCAGGGGTCGCGACCCTCTGGATGACACCGAAGGAGAGTCCATTCCGTTCACACGGCCGTTCGGAGCCAACGACTGATCCTGAGCGTCTGAGACCGATGGAGATGGATCTCTGCTTCTccagaaaaacacaaaacatcagaTTCAGATGCTTAGTTGGAAATCACGCATGTAAAATGATTAGAGACATGTGACATTCCTCAACCAATCACAGATTAGCTTCATCTTTCAGCCAAATTacaacttaaaggggtcatatgatgcaatttacatttttcatttctctttggagtgttacaagttctTGGTGCACAAATAAgatttgtgaagtttcaaagattaaagtctcaaatccaaagagatattctttatcaaagttaagatttgccacgccccctaaaacgcctcgtttgaacacgcccccacatgtttacatcactatgtggacagaaagaaggcgtggtttcagtaacacagttagtgttgaagcagtcatgtcagggagatgtgtgtatctaggagaaaacaaaagcatttatttggtcttctgaaagtagatgcatttaggaatcttgaagattaattaaaacagaacagcaatgcattttatggacaaccgtTTGGCAATCTGGCGCTTATGAATCAGCTACTTTAagcatgttttgttattagttattgaatgtttaaatgcagagttttgcgtgtcaaagatctttaaaaaaaaactcatatgacccctttaagaaactGTGTGTGCTAAAATATCTTCATTAACACTTGCACTTTCTGGAGATACCTTCTGCTTAAGTCTTCATGAATCTCAGATTCCCCGTTTAAAGTATCTGTAAAACAATAACATCAGTTATTTGTGGTCTTTTTGTGTCAAATATCAAGTGTTCTTCTAACAAACAGAGAGACTGACTCTTGTTGTTGGCCTCGGCCGACTGGAACGCTTCGGGATCCACCGTCAGACCGTCCAAACACACGGACAGATCCCCGATGTGGTCCGActgatctctgtctgtgtacAGCTTCAGCATCTGCACCACCTCACAGACTGAAAGAGACACAACCGAAGAGAGACGCGGATgaagtccctccattgaaactgtgtgtacggtatactggtATACTCAAtagttcgttcgttatctggctcggctcggtgttcatcttcagtgctctcttcacagcagttcagtcagatactgtttgagtaaatgaattactccgggatattggtttgtttcaactcagagggagtgtcagccacattaaacaagttaacagcttaagtcatttgtggattaatgcgtattggaaaCGCGAACCtttaaaaagattcagttcgatttggtgaactgtttaaaaaagatccggttacatcgagtgattcgttcgtgaaccggatatcacaaactgctttgtttttaactctctcacaacagacgcGGAAGAGAAGactttgctgaataaagtcgtagtttttgctatttttggaccaaaatgtattttcgacgctTCAAAATATTCCAActcaccctctgatgtcacatggactactttgatgatgtttttcttacctttctggacatggacagtataccgtacacacagcttcaatggagggactgagagctctcggactaaatctaaaatatcttaaactgtgtcctgaagatgaacagaggtctcacgggtttggaacgacatgagggaaagttattaatgacataattttcattttttgatgaactaaccctttaatgtggtTGCTGTGGTTAAAGCAGCAGAGCAGAAACACAGAAACACTCACTCTTCATGTCGTGTGTTTTGAGCGTCTGGCTGATGTCGAGGGTGGCCACACCCAGGAGAATATCAGACTTCAGCGTCTGGTGACTCCAAACACGGAAGATCAGCTTGCTGAACGGAGTCACGATCCTgatggacaaacacacacactcagcaaaCACACCCGACATACAGTCTATAATCAGTTCTGATGTCATCCCCGCTGATTGTTTAACAATCACTTCACGTCAGGAAGATGAAAGCACTTTAGTAGAGAATCGAGCCGCATGACAATGAGCAACAGGAACTGGTCGAGCCTGTGCAAAATCACAAATACAGGCCTGAAATCAAGGCAAACTCACACAGTGAGCGGCTGCTTCCATTTGGGCGAGTGTGTGTTGctgcatttctctgtctttttGGACTGGCCGTCCACACACACCTCCACATACGGACTCGGGCCAAACCAATTCTTCTTGTTGTCCTTGAGTTTGGCCGAGATCACTGGAAACAGGAAGAAATGGTCAAAACAATGCGGTGCATCCATGCTGACTTCTGATCTTTCACTAAACATTACCACAGAAAAGAGCTGTGTTGAAAAGGAAGTTAAggttcattttaaaaagtttgtttttgtttaaaatgtgcattaaatatgcaaaaatttgcatattaaaaaaaaatgtgatgcagATTGTacagaacatatttttttattgctttcttGCTTTTAATTTgctctttgtttatttttattttttttttgctttaatgtgTTACTAATTATCAAGCTTTTtatcaaaagtttttttaaaattccaaattcctttaaaaatgtgtaaaagtatcttaaataatttttttattgaaatagtgctgagataaaataaaatattagattaaaaaaactttgtaattaactgaaataagtttaagaactaaataaaataaaattaaaccattgaaataaattaatcctaaaacaaaaatgtataaaatgaatttaaaagcaCATAACTTACCAAAAACATTCAActaaaattgaaaagaaaatggaaaatattaaactaaagctaatttaagatattaataaaaatgttaatattatataaataattaaataaaataacaccaaTCTTTAGCTAAtgagaaaaattaaatattaggTTCATCATATGAGCAAAATATAACTTCAAGACAAATTCTGTTAATGCTAACCGAAActattaagattaaataaaatatttatatttactttgcATGACTTCTGCTCCACACTGCACAATATTGTTGTTCAGTAGTTTAGTGTTTCCTATGTCTGTGAtattcttttagattttttttacctttaattctattttatttgcaataataGAGACAGAGATGGGAAAACTGGGACCTGTGCACCTCCGCTCCGTGACACAATCAGAATTTAAATATTAGTGTTTATGAATGTGACAGAACATCAAAGTCCAGCGATCAGATGCTCGTGGATGAGGAAGAAAGTCCCATCAGATAAGATCCCAGGTGGAAACATATGCAAACATACCCACGATCTGCAGCTGCGCTTTCATAGGGAAGCCATTAGCAGAGCCTGCTTTAGCAACACTGCAGGCCATGACAGGACAACACTCAGACCTGCGgcacaaaaaacacaacacattaaCATCCAGCTGCTATTAATGATGCACACTGAAGCCTGTCATTCACAACATTACAGCTGCATGCCACAAGCAACATGCAGCTCTGCTTACTGACATCCAAAATAAATCTGAAGATATAGATCTGATGACATGAATCTCACaacaaagataataataataataataatagcaactaCTTCAGTAGACTTCCTGCTTCCTGACTAAGTTTATAGCAGCGTGGGAACttgtaaacctactttttctaCAGTAGacctatatatataaacattttattacgcAAAAtcagaatttgcattttttttttcatcacatgtATTTTTCTAAGCAATGTGCATAGATTAACAGCCCTGAAAAGTAACTTCAAAGACATCTTTATATCTCTTAATTTCCAGGAAAATATACATTGCCAATTAACGGTTTGATGTCTGTAAgacttttaatgtgtttgaaagaagtctcttgtgctcaccatttatttgattaaaattacagtaaaattattaatattgtgaaatatttttacaatttcaaaagaactgttttctgtgtgaaactctgttaaattataatttatttctgttatgctccgctgtattttcagcatcattcctccagtcttcagtgtcacatgatcttcagaaatcatgaaaatatgatgatttactgctcaagaaacatttctgattattattaatgttgaaaacagttgtcctccacaatatttttgtggaaactgtgatgcatggTGTTTTAGGgtattttgatgaataaaaaatgttcagaagaacaacatttatttgaaatagaaatcttttgtaacattataaatgtctttactgatcaattttaagttgtttttgctggaattatttatttatttatttattataatatttaaaagtattaaatattgGCCAGCcgccatttttttatatataatattaaatatattttttgatttataaaaaaatttaaaatactgttgccaagcattcaaaatatttaatgcacaaagttaaaaaacaacagtaaaaatcTAGTTGAAAGGTTTCCAGTTAAACTAGGTCAGATTGGATGACAATGACAAGACATTAAAATATTACGCAATTTTTCCAAGAAATGCATGAGTTATTCAGCATGACAGAGGAACCGAAACTCAGGGAAACAAAACCAAGCTCACCATACTCCAAAGCTGCAAACCACAGTTAATGATGAAACTAGACAATCCACACAGTGTTCGATATCTTTTAAACAGGAGAACAAAATGAGATTGTCTTTCTCTGTTTCCTGTTGTAAAGAGATCCCGGGCTCGGTAACTTCTCCTCCAGTTACATCACAATCAAACCGAGATCTGAATAAACTTTCACTCGAGCTGATCTTTGGGTTAATTATTCATCATCGCTGATCGTGTGTCGCTCCACAATAACAGCTCAGAAGAACGAGAAAAAACAGCAGCTAAAGCTATTTAAATGCCACTGTTACGCTTCCAGGTTAGAGATGATAACAGATGTGTTCTCTCATTATCTAAATATCACTCATCCAGCCAGAGAATTGGCACAGGAAAACCAAAGACTTCTGCTATTTCCTCCTGATCAGCTCTTTCTGCTGTCAGTTTAATGAGCATGACTTCCAGTTAACCACTGAAGAGTCAAACACCCTTTCCAAACGTCAGTCTGTTTTGTTTGAGATGTGTAACATAACAACAACTCACTCgaccaatggcgtgagtttgggggcggggctataTGTCAGAGGGAGGGCGTGTCTGTGgtgataaaataaacaaaagatcctgcattaaaaccaaaacaaaacatttagtgACTGGTACAGTGGAATGAGAAAGTTTGGgcaccactcagaacaccctagcaatgcttataatttaataacttttaaaaacaaaagagtACTGCTGAAGTACAGTGATTGGTAATATCACGTCGCTGTCTGGAATATTTGATTGTCACTGCATTTTATAACCAAAACTATTAACGATTATGTTCGAATCGATTAATCTGTTGGTTATTTACTTGACTAATCAGGTAAGATTGGTAAACATTACTTCTATTTATAAAGTCTGTCTTCAAATACACCTAACTTGTGTTTTGTCCATAGAAATGTATTATTCACTATTACAATCTTGCATTGCGCCATAAATAGTAAACAATTGGGTTACTTAGttgtggaaagtaatgcattacgttactttttAACACATAATATGACTTATATCTTCAACGCAAAACAGTTCCAGAGGGGATCAACACAAAACAGATTTAGAAAATTAGCATAGTAATAGTTTCCTCCAAAATACTGGTTACTAAAGCCATTGCTAGTATTGTAAACTCATGCAATGTACCTCCTTAAAACACTGAAGCTGCTTCCAGGCTTTTATGAAATAATATCATAGTGAAACCACTGTATAGTGAAGTAGAAGTTGAAAAGTGGTTTGGTAATGACTGGGTATTTTTTTCAACACTGTCGTATTTGCAtgatattacaatataatttaaataataccaCAAGGTAACCATGATAGGCCTTTACTATGGTACTTTTGTCTCCCTACACTTATAAAAGTGAATTTTATATCAGTGCTAATCACATGCAAAATactaaaagtttgtgtttatataatatatgcatttgTACTTTGCagcatacatgtatatattttacaagtGCATTTATATCCATAtagaatgtatattatatataaatatacatattttatctatatacaaaacatttttcttgattttatacatgcatgtgtgtgtatttatatatatatatatatatatatatatatatatatatatatatacataataaatattcaaagtacaaacacattatgtaaacaaaaacgtattTACAGTACTTAATctagatgcgattaatcgcgattaatcgtttgattgTGCTATTTAATATGTACCACAGGTGTTCAATACCATAGTATTCTTGGAAATACCATGTGTATTTTAATACCATGGTATAATAGCAATATATCATAGTATTAATATTCTGTTTTCGATGATAGTTTACCAGGCTAAATGTTGATGGAGATCATTCGAGCAGTTTCAGGACAAACCTGTTTAGCTAGGAAATATTTAAATCATCAAATCAGctgaaaacaaaaccaacaacaAACTCAAGACGAATATGACAGTTTTAACACGCCACATGTGTTCGTAAGTCAAAAAGTAGACGATAAACGCTCAGAAACATCTTTAAACACATGTTGATCGATTCCCACTGACAAAACTGTTATATTTATATGAGATTGAAATAATCAAAGTGATTGGTCGAGCTGTCAACACGCCTCAGTGTCGCTATAACGCAATGCACAGAGATAAGCGTTAAACTACAGCGCGCGGTCTCGGACAGCCGTTCATCTCTTACCCGAATCTATCGGTGGGTCAGATGTGAGACTTGAAGCCAAACCGAATCCGTCTTCAAGTAGTTTATTAGACAATCCTCACCGAGCGACTCCGGCTCAGATCAGGAGTGAACTTCCGCCATCTTCAACGGCAACACGTCATCAAAGACGCCGGTCTGGAACTAGCGCGTGCACTCGAGCCGAAGAGCGTTTGGCGCGCGTCGCGTTCAGTCGTTACTCCAGCAGAGGGCGCTTTGTGGCCCAGAGATTTAAATCTTAGGAaaacatatagatttttttagttTGGTTTAAAAATATGAAACTTATTTGATTGAAGTGTCCTctatgaataatattttaaacgGCTCATTCACTAATAATAATCGACTGTGATTGGTCCATCTTGACCTGAGGAAAAACCACGTGATCAATGCTGTAGCTCTGCTAGAAGGAATACTGCAAAAAAACGGAActgacaataaaataattttctacctattaaattttgttttactgacgtctacacctaccccaattctaaacctaccccttacaacaGTGCAAAAATAGTAATTGTTGTTATAGGGTATGAGAAAATGTTGTTTAGTGacaagtttttgttttatgccATCTGAATAGCTATTGCATTTAAAGCACACAGTGAATAATTTTAACGTCA contains:
- the LOC113065816 gene encoding E3 ubiquitin-protein ligase Itchy-like isoform X3 → MACSVAKAGSANGFPMKAQLQIVVISAKLKDNKKNWFGPSPYVEVCVDGQSKKTEKCSNTHSPKWKQPLTVIVTPFSKLIFRVWSHQTLKSDILLGVATLDISQTLKTHDMKICEVVQMLKLYTDRDQSDHIGDLSVCLDGLTVDPEAFQSAEANNKNTLNGESEIHEDLSRRDPSPSVSDAQDQSLAPNGRVNGMDSPSVSSRGSRPLRPPRPSRPPPPTPHRPTSSPASSTGSFPDSSDSSRSDTPVRNPTGGGASESSPAPTVEQPGRTSLSIVPAPSRTPSVANTGPLPPHWEQRVDQNGRLYYVDHVAKKTTWERPETLPVGWERRVDPMGRVYFVDHISRTTTWQRPTMETVRNYEQWQHQRSQLQGAMQQFNQRFIIGDQVSATQNKEFDPLGPLPHGWEKRTDSNGRVYFVHHSTRTTQWEDPRTQGLLNDKPLPEGWEMRFTVDGIPYFVDHTRRTTTYIDPRTGKSSLENGPQITYVRDFKAKVQYFRFWCQQLSMPQHIKITVTRKTLFEDSFQQIMSFNAQDLRRRLWIIFPGEEGLDYGGVAREWFFLLSHEVLNPMYCLFEYAGKDNYCLQINPASYINPDHLKYFRFIGRFIAMALFHSKFIDTGFSLPFYKRILNKPLTLKDLESIDPEFYNSLIWIKDNNIEECGLEMFFSVDKEILGEVSTHELKPDGGNIQVTEENKEEYIRLVAEWRLSRGVEEQTQAFFEGFNEVLPQQYLQYFDAKELEVMLCGMQEIDLNDWQRNTIYRHYTSTSKQILWFWQFIKEMDNEKRMRLLQFVSGTCRLPVGGFADLMGSNGPQKFCIEKVGKENWLPRSHTCFNRLDLPPYRSYEQMKEKLMFAIEETEGFGQE
- the LOC113065816 gene encoding E3 ubiquitin-protein ligase Itchy-like isoform X1 yields the protein MACSVAKAGSANGFPMKAQLQIVVISAKLKDNKKNWFGPSPYVEVCVDGQSKKTEKCSNTHSPKWKQPLTVIVTPFSKLIFRVWSHQTLKSDILLGVATLDISQTLKTHDMKICEVVQMLKLYTDRDQSDHIGDLSVCLDGLTVDPEAFQSAEANNKNTLNGESEIHEDLSRRSRDPSPSVSDAQDQSLAPNGRVNGMDSPSVSSRGSRPLRPPRPSRPPPPTPHRPTSSPASSTGSFPDSSDSSRSDTPVRNPTGGGASESSPAPTVEQPGRTSLSIVPAPSRTPSVANTGPLPPHWEQRVDQNGRLYYVDHVAKKTTWERPETLPVGWERRVDPMGRVYFVDHISRTTTWQRPTMETVRNYEQWQHQRSQLQGAMQQFNQRFIIGDQVSATQNKEFDPLGPLPHGWEKRTDSNGRVYFVHHSTRTTQWEDPRTQGLLNDKPLPEGWEMRFTVDGIPYFVDHTRRTTTYIDPRTGKSSLENGPQITYVRDFKAKVQYFRFWCQQLSMPQHIKITVTRKTLFEDSFQQIMSFNAQDLRRRLWIIFPGEEGLDYGGVAREWFFLLSHEVLNPMYCLFEYAGKDNYCLQINPASYINPDHLKYFRFIGRFIAMALFHSKFIDTGFSLPFYKRILNKPLTLKDLESIDPEFYNSLIWIKDNNIEECGLEMFFSVDKEILGEVSTHELKPDGGNIQVTEENKEEYIRLVAEWRLSRGVEEQTQAFFEGFNEVLPQQYLQYFDAKELEVMLCGMQEIDLNDWQRNTIYRHYTSTSKQILWFWQFIKEMDNEKRMRLLQFVSGTCRLPVGGFADLMGSNGPQKFCIEKVGKENWLPRSHTCFNRLDLPPYRSYEQMKEKLMFAIEETEGFGQE
- the LOC113065816 gene encoding E3 ubiquitin-protein ligase Itchy-like isoform X2, which codes for MACSVAKAGSANGFPMKAQLQIVVISAKLKDNKKNWFGPSPYVEVCVDGQSKKTEKCSNTHSPKWKQPLTVIVTPFSKLIFRVWSHQTLKSDILLGVATLDISQTLKTHDMKICEVVQMLKLYTDRDQSDHIGDLSVCLDGLTVDPEAFQSAEANNKNTLNGESEIHEDLSRSRDPSPSVSDAQDQSLAPNGRVNGMDSPSVSSRGSRPLRPPRPSRPPPPTPHRPTSSPASSTGSFPDSSDSSRSDTPVRNPTGGGASESSPAPTVEQPGRTSLSIVPAPSRTPSVANTGPLPPHWEQRVDQNGRLYYVDHVAKKTTWERPETLPVGWERRVDPMGRVYFVDHISRTTTWQRPTMETVRNYEQWQHQRSQLQGAMQQFNQRFIIGDQVSATQNKEFDPLGPLPHGWEKRTDSNGRVYFVHHSTRTTQWEDPRTQGLLNDKPLPEGWEMRFTVDGIPYFVDHTRRTTTYIDPRTGKSSLENGPQITYVRDFKAKVQYFRFWCQQLSMPQHIKITVTRKTLFEDSFQQIMSFNAQDLRRRLWIIFPGEEGLDYGGVAREWFFLLSHEVLNPMYCLFEYAGKDNYCLQINPASYINPDHLKYFRFIGRFIAMALFHSKFIDTGFSLPFYKRILNKPLTLKDLESIDPEFYNSLIWIKDNNIEECGLEMFFSVDKEILGEVSTHELKPDGGNIQVTEENKEEYIRLVAEWRLSRGVEEQTQAFFEGFNEVLPQQYLQYFDAKELEVMLCGMQEIDLNDWQRNTIYRHYTSTSKQILWFWQFIKEMDNEKRMRLLQFVSGTCRLPVGGFADLMGSNGPQKFCIEKVGKENWLPRSHTCFNRLDLPPYRSYEQMKEKLMFAIEETEGFGQE